GCATAATCGGGCAAATCACCAACTCCAACTCGAATAATTCTTTGTGGTAGCTAAACCAACACTGAAACTTTTCTGGCACTAAATTGGTTAAAATTCGGCGCAATCGTTCCAAGTAGGCAAGTTGATCTACGGGGGCAAAAATTTGATTTTCATTCCCCTGATTGAGTATTTGCTCATGGTTTAACCCCAACAGTTCGCTTTGCTGCCAATAAAAGGTCAGATAGCGCCCTGCCCCATCTTGCGTGTATACCAACTCGGCTCCTAAAGTTGGTAATGAACTATCGGTTTTGTTGATATATTCCAGATTTTGGGGAAATAAGTTTGGCAATTGAGAATTGGCAGTAATAGTCATTAATCGAGTTGGATAGATAAATAGCAACTCAAAACAGTTTTTCTAAAGCTGCTCAAATTTTGGCATAAAATGTTACAGCTTTGGCAGACCTTCATTGGGTATTTTGGCTGATTTAGAATCCAGATGGGCAAACTTTACATTTATTTTATTTTTTATTTACAGCATATTTATTGCTGTCAATCATTCCATTCACCTCTAGGTGGAACAGGTGTACGGTGGGGAGTGCGTGTCAGTTCGTCATCTCTGTTAACATCACCTCGTAACCATTGACGGATCGCTACCTCAATCACTTTGCTGGGGTCGTTGGTCAAATGTTGAATTTGCTCCACTAACTCCGAATCTAGGCGGACAGCGATTTCTACCTTTTCGGCTCGTCTAGGATCCGCATCGGTAGCTTTCTCTTTCATATTCATAGGTTTATATACTCAGAGGTTGCTTTGTCAAAAGCTTTGTCAAGTAGTTCTATTCATGGTTCGGGTTTATTTACTGACAAGTTTTAAAGGTAACAGTTACATAGTTCCCCGAAATCCAACCAAAATAACAGGGTCAGGTTTTAATTGGTAATTTTGATAGAACTTGCTCTTTCAATAGCTTTTGGAAGTTTTGCCAGTAAATCAGTAGTTATGGGCAATTACGGGGTGTAACTACCCACGAAGTTTAACTATGTACTTAATATATATTTATTGTACGCTCCTGCTTGAGCAATACAATCAGGTAAAAATAGACTTTACTTTTTTCTTTAAAGTCGGTTGGTGGTCAGTGGTCAATTGTCATTGGTCATTAGTCATTAGTCATTGGTCATTCCCTAATCCCCAGTACCCAATCCTTAGTACCCAGTACCCCATTCCCAATTCCCAATTCCCCAATAGCAGCATCTTGGCTAATAAAGCATTAAAATACATTAAGTAAATTGCTCTTTTAACCTTGGTTGCTGCTTCAGCAAAGATAGTATATGACTGACGTTCCCGCAGTTCGCATTCGCAATTTTTGTATTATTGCTCACATCGATCATGGGAAATCAACCTTGGCCGATCGCTTACTGCAAGCCACTGGCACTGTTGACGAGCGGCAGATGAAGGAACAGTTTCTCGACAACATGGATCTGGAACGGGAGCGCGGCATTACAATTAAGCTGCAAGCTGCCCGGATGAATTATCAAGCTAAAGATGGTCAGCAGTATGTGCTGAATTTAATTGATACACCTGGACATGTGGACTTTTCTTACGAAGTGTCGCGCAGTCTTGTGGCTTGTGAAGGAGCATTATTGGTAGTAGATGCGTCTCAAGGTGTTGAGGCGCAAACTCTGGCGAATGTATATTTAGCTCTTGAGCATAATCTGGAAATTATTCCGGTTTTAAATAAAATCGATTTGCCTGGGGCAGAACCAGACCGAGTAATCAGCGAAATTGAAGAAATTATCGGTTTAGATTGCAGCGGTGCAATTCTAGCTTCTGCCAAAGAGGGAATCGGTATTGATGAGATTTTAGAAGCAGTTGTGGAGCGCGTACCGCCGCCAAAAAATACGATAAATGAACGCTTCCGAGCGTTGATTTTTGATAGCTACTACGACAGCTACCGAGGAGTGATTGTCTATTTTCGGGTGATGGATGGCACATTGAAAAAAGGCGATCGCATCTATTTAATGGCTTCTGGGAAAGAATACGAAATCGACGAGTTGGGCGTTCTTTCTCCCACCCAAAAGCAAGTACAAGAACTACACGCTGGGGAAGTGGGCTATTTAGGGGCGGCGATTAAAGCTGTGGCTGACGCGCGGGTAGGAGACACCATTACTCTCGCCAACGCTAAAGCAACAGAACCTTTACCTGGGTACGCAGAAGCCAACCCAATGGTTTTTTGCGGCATGTTCCCCATCGATGCCGACCAATTTGAAGACTTGCGGGAAGCTTTAGAAAAGTTAAGACTCAACGACGCGGCGCTGCAATACGAACCTGAGACTTCTAGCGCGATGGGGTTTGGCTTCCGCTGTGGGTTCTTAGGCTTACTGCACATGGAAATTGTTCAGGAACGCTTAGAGCGAGAGTACGACCTGGATTTAATTATTACAGCGCCTTCGGTGGTTTATAAAGTCATAACTATCAAGGGTGAAGAACTGTACATTGATAATCCTAGCCATCTACCCGCACCCAACGATCGCGAAAGAATCGAAGAACCCTACGTCCAGGTAGAAATGATTACGCCGGAAATCTACGTCGGCACATTGATGGAGTTGTCACAGAATCGGCGTGGTGTCTTCAAAGATATGAAATATCTCACCCAAGGACGTACTACACTGACTTATGAGCTACCTTTGGCGGAAGTCGTCACCGACTTTTTTGACCAAATGAAATCGCGATCGCGCGGTTATGCCAGCATGGAATATCACATCATCGGCTACCGCGAAAATCCGCTGGTGAAGTTGGATATTATGATTAACGGCGATCCGGTGGATTCTCTGGCGATGATTGTTCACCGAGATAAAGCTTACAACGTCGGGCGGTCAATGGCGGAAAAACTTAAAGAATTGATTCCCCGTCATCAATTTAAAGTGCCAATTCAGGCATCCATTGGCAGTAAAGTTATCGCCAGTGAACACATCCCCGCCTTACGCAAAGACGTACTTGCCAAATGCTACGGTGGTGACATCAGCCGGAAGAAGAAACTTTTGCAGAAGCAAGCTAAAGGTAAAAAGCGGATGAAATCTGTAGGTACTGTGGATGTTCCCCAGGAAGCCTTTATGGCAGTACTGCGTTTAGATCAAAGTTAATTTCA
Above is a window of Nostoc sp. UHCC 0702 DNA encoding:
- the lepA gene encoding elongation factor 4, which codes for MTDVPAVRIRNFCIIAHIDHGKSTLADRLLQATGTVDERQMKEQFLDNMDLERERGITIKLQAARMNYQAKDGQQYVLNLIDTPGHVDFSYEVSRSLVACEGALLVVDASQGVEAQTLANVYLALEHNLEIIPVLNKIDLPGAEPDRVISEIEEIIGLDCSGAILASAKEGIGIDEILEAVVERVPPPKNTINERFRALIFDSYYDSYRGVIVYFRVMDGTLKKGDRIYLMASGKEYEIDELGVLSPTQKQVQELHAGEVGYLGAAIKAVADARVGDTITLANAKATEPLPGYAEANPMVFCGMFPIDADQFEDLREALEKLRLNDAALQYEPETSSAMGFGFRCGFLGLLHMEIVQERLEREYDLDLIITAPSVVYKVITIKGEELYIDNPSHLPAPNDRERIEEPYVQVEMITPEIYVGTLMELSQNRRGVFKDMKYLTQGRTTLTYELPLAEVVTDFFDQMKSRSRGYASMEYHIIGYRENPLVKLDIMINGDPVDSLAMIVHRDKAYNVGRSMAEKLKELIPRHQFKVPIQASIGSKVIASEHIPALRKDVLAKCYGGDISRKKKLLQKQAKGKKRMKSVGTVDVPQEAFMAVLRLDQS